A stretch of DNA from Malus sylvestris chromosome 9, drMalSylv7.2, whole genome shotgun sequence:
TTATTGACTAAAATTAATGGATGGGTTAATTGGTATCTTGTGGGATGCATTAGAACTGTTTTCAGCTGAAAGTTTATGTCTGTTTTCAGTTGGGGAAGTTGAATCGAGTACTGTTTTTATGGTAATTTTTCTCTAAATTTCAGCTTTTGGGTTGTTCTTGGTTGTGTTGTTTGTCGAGTACTGCTTTTCTGGtaatttttctctaattttcaGCTTTTGGGTTGTTCTTGGTTGTGTTGTTTGTGGTAGATTTGCTTCTGcactggatttttttttctggttttcTGCATCTGGGTTCTCTGGCTAGGAATTTTCTTATGTCTGGTTCGTGCGAAAAATCGAAGCTTGAGCAATTTTATGTAGAACTTTGTTTGCTCAAGCTGGGAGCTTGAGATCATAAGGTTTCGTTCAGATTTCGTTTCAAAAATGCTAAGTGGGGTAAGTAAAGAAATTGTTGGAGGAAACGAAGAATTGTTGCTTTTGTTCCCTATTGTCTGTCAGTTGTTGAGAATAAGAGTATATCATGTCTAAATTggaatgtttggttttggtttgcagAGTTTGTTTTAGGACTGCGATTTAGCATCAAACATTTTTGTTCTTGATAATTAGATTCACTTGCGATGAGCCTGTGTTGTTGCGAGTTGtgtttacgtatgcaatctctcGTGCTCTTTTTGTTATTCACTTTTTCATCCCCTTTTCATGTTGTATATTATTTGGCAGTGCACATTATATTATGAATGCCATTGATAATACTCAAAGCTATAGCTGAACTTTGGTTTTTGTTCATCACAATCTCATCACATTTTGTATGCGATTCATTTCTTTCAGTTTAGGAGTTACAAGCTAATTGCAGGGCATTGGAGGTTGAAGTGTGGTTGGTACAAATGATGTGTGGAAAATGGATTGGAGGCATGATTTTCCTCCTAGTTGGCATGTTCACCAATGTACTAGGTCTAGGTAACATAGTAACCTTGTTCTGTTTTCTGTTGATTccaattttctatttttgatAGTATAACTTCGAGCTCCATTCTGCCTGAAATTCTTGTCGTGAGGTCTTGGTTTTACCGATTTCTTCAATATTTCATTGCCTGCATCATCCTTATGTTACTACTTTTAAGCTCTGCGTCGTGTTTATGCTACTACTTTTAAGCTCGAAGTTATACAAATTTGTGGGAAAATGTGTGCTAGGCCCCTCGGCATGGAGACTGAGAGAACGATTGCAGAACAAATTCGAGGTATACTGAACCATACGCAGAGAAGCTTCTTCCAGATTTGCATCCCATGAAGAAACATGTTTTTTTCCCCTGTACTAGATTTCCAGGAGATATTACTGCACTCTTTTAGGATGCGAGAAAAGGGCTGGCAGACTATCAAAAAAGCTGAAGTTTATGCCTTTTTGGAACAACTTGCTCAGTTCTATGAAATCATTGTTTATTCAGACTACTCATATATGCATGTAGATCCTGTAATGCCTGTAATGGAGAGATTGGACACTAAGCATTGTGTAACATATAAGCTGGGAAAGGCTGCCACTATGTATCAGATTGCAGAAGAGACCTATACCACCCAGACTGCTGCATTGGAAACTGCTATGTCTACACCTGTCTTTGTTCAAGGATCTCTGAATTCTGTGTGCAATCGGTATCAACTGCTCATATGGGCGGTAGTGTATACTGCTAATGAGGATTTGGAGTCCATAACCGACACACAAACTGAATTACAGCTGATGGAGTTAGATGCTCACAATTTTGTCAAATTCAAAGTGCAGAACAGTCACTACCCCAATGGATCATTGCAGAAAGAAAGCAAGTTCTTTTTTTtaaccttgaggacaaggttgTTCTTTAAGGGGGAGTAATGATATGATCTGTAATTAGTGATTAGTGATTAGCTTAATCATTATTAAGGGTTTTAATCTTGGGATTATTAGGCTTATTCATGTTTTAGTGAAGTTTGTTATAATTAGCCAGCTGGCATGATGAGTTGTGACTTGAATAAGAGCACTAGCTCTCACTATTGTAATCAGATCAGAATTTACAAACACAAAAATATATTGGAGCTCTGCTCCCTTCTACTTCATCTTCTCCATTTGTCATTTCTATTGCTGCTTGCAAGTTGAATAGGGTCCTCATATTTGTGATCCTATCATCAAGAAGCTTTTGAGCATACAGAAAACACCCTTTTCTGATCCATAACCCAGATAACCTTTTTTACATTGTACTGGGCTTCCTAATTCAACAAGCTTCTAACTCTTTCTAATTTCtgctttgttttcttaaaaGACCATTCAAGAGAAGTCCTTTTCTACGGCTGCATGATGCTGGGAAACTCTTTTGGCCAAGGCAATTGCAAATGAACGTCAAGCTTAGTTCATCAGTGTCAAAGGCCCTAAACTGCTCACCATGTGGTTTGGTGAGGGTGAAACCAATGTTCAAGAAATCTTATACAAGGCTCGTTCATCTTCTAAACTGCAAAATTGGTTCTATTTGCCTATCAATTTGAGTCGTTGAAAGTTTGATAATTCTCCAAGTTGCAAAGCACCTGCAAttcatgaagaagaagagggctatgccattttatttttccatatattcattttgatatttttaatagaaaataaattaaaatatagtaataataataataataatttattgttagtccagcttcttagtccgacactgcaccaaacgcttcactaagctagtccagTTTAGTCTGGTCTAAgacagtccagcttagtccctgaagctagtccagtccgagacagtccggtacAACAAACGCATCCTAAGTGTTTAAACAAAGGTTAATTGGGTATTTTTGTAAGGTTAAAGCTTTTGGTTTCATAAAGATTCAAAACATATGCGAGTTCGACAATCTTGAGATTAGAGTTTGTCGTTTACTAAAAATACATAATAGATCGGAATCTTGTTGGCTTCGTGAGTTCAAActgaaaattatgaaaatgaaGGTGTTTAGTTGACTAGAATATTCGCCCCTACTCTCTAATTTGAATTTAGATATAcataagttagaattttagattACTGTATTGTTTTGATACACGATATGTTTATTGAAACTTATAAAACTAAATCTAAAATCTTTCACTTAAAAACCGTCTCCTAAAACACCTGCTTATCTTGCACGTGCTTTCGGAGCCCCCCATCCATTTAATCGCTTACTTGTGATCGTAGCCATTCCCCGACAGCGATGTCCCGAAAATAAGTGCCAAAAAATTGCCACACTATCAAATTGAACCCAATCCGATAGGCGTTCAATCAATTGATTTAGGTCAACAAAAAAAAGCCATCCTCATACAAATTCACCTAAATTTCATACCTAAATACATTGTTAATATATATTCATTATTTTTCAAGTACAAACAAATCTGGGAAATGCTAAGGGGGCTCTATTAAAAGTAGGATTCTCTATCGTCTTATGTTTTTGACACACTGGTTTACAATGTTAACATAACAATCAATTTTAAACTGTGAGATGACAGAAAGTAAAAAAAGAATCTCACTTCGAGATAGTTgccttaacatttctcttagACTAATAATGATTAACTGGCTAAGTATTTTTATCCTTAACTCAAAAGGAAAAGGATCATGCAAGGATCATTTTCCTATGAATTACAGGGATCCTACGATCGTGAtcattcatcatatatcgtgcggtcagttttcgttaggtactatttatatttaattttaaattttgaaatgatttctaaccatacgatgtacaatgaacgattACGATCACAGAATCCCTGAAAAAATGATCTAACGATAATCCTTTTCCAacttaaaaaaatgttgaaacaaactattttaatattttaaaataattaaagattAGTGGGCGAAGTCTGCTGCTTTGCGGTTCATTGAGTAGGCCAGCTCAAATCACAAAAGTTGATTtatggctggtttggtattgatgtgctttgaagaaaaaaaaatttttttgctatgctgtgagaataagtagctatgaaataaagcagcagagtgtttggtaaatttttttgtaaaagtgcttttgaaaaaaaacagtattatattgtttgataaacttttatgtaaaacagatgtaaaaaaaaaaaactggtttttcaaagttgggttttgcagctttgtgtttttggcttttttgtcacccaaaactatgaaaaaaaactgaagctgaatgtttaccaaacataaaaaaaacagtttttttttataactattttttttagaatCACATCAGTACCAAATAAGAGATTAAATGAGTTAGGCTGGGATGGACCTCCTCGTTTGGCACTGCTACACTCTACTAGCCAAAATATTCATGTTTCCAACACAAACAAACCAAAAGTGAAAAGATAAATGCACATTATAAAACCAGGATAAGTGGCACAATGAAAAATATGAGCATCAACTccctaagaaaaaaatatgaagtccTAGGTTcgatgtaagatcccacatcgttcAGGGGAGTgattcttatatgtatattttcatccttACGTAGCACGATgtcttttaggagctcactggcttcgggttccatcggaacttcgaagttaagcgagttcgcgcgagagcaattccatgatgggtgatccactaggaagttctcgtgtgagttcacataaacaaaaccgtgaagccgtggtcggggcccaaagcagacaatatcgtgctacggtggagtcgagctcgggatgtgaTGAGGGCCCAGCTCGGGATGTAACATTCGATACTTTTGTAACTTGTGAATCGTGATTACAGGTACGGTCTAATTCTCAACTAGTCTCTTATGAGCTGAGAATGGATGGATAATTGTGGTTCACCACCAATTCGTCCccctaaaagaaaagaaaaaaaaaacatccctACTTAATCATGACTATTGTGAATCTTTTTTATCTGATCACGAATAAGGTGTAATTTTCCATTAACCTCTTTTATGGGCTTGAAATTGTAGATAATTATGGTTACCCATTATCCcttttttaaaacaagaaaaaaaaatgcattcttATTTAATTCTGAACTCGTATGATTTAttcaaatagaaaataaaaagagtaCGTATTggttaaaacaaaacataagaaTCATCAcccaaattaattttaaaaggaaaTGGCCGGCCCCAAAATTGTCAAACACTACCCTCCAAAattccaatttcatcaaaataatCAAATCACACCCATCATTTCCTCTTCATTCGTAAATCacgaaaagggaaggttttgtCTTCTTCACGCGGGTCCCACAAACGCCCTTCATCCGACGGCTGGGGGCTGCATCCTTCGGTTCAAAACTTCCCAGACCGGCTCTTCTGAAACACCTGTTTATCGAGTATGTGCTTTCGGAGCCTTTGGACCCTCCGAAGAAAGAAGGGCCAGTCTTCTGATACCactctgtctctctgtctctccgCCATAGCTGTTGATCTTTTCCTTTCATGGGTTTTGTTTTCTCCATTCATCGCATGCTTCTGGTTCTCATATATTGGCTGAATCCAATCTCTCTCCGGCTctgcatattttttttgtggGTCTGAAATTTTGCTTTGTGGGTTTAAATAAATGGCCACCAATGCATCTGGGTTCTTCACTGCTCCGACAGTTCCGAGCCAGAGGAGGAAGATTCAGCCTTCAATACGCATTTTTGGATCTGGGTTTCCTTCCCCTGAGGGAATCTCCAAGAGGGTATTCTGCTCCAGCACTTTTGAAGGCGCAGAGAAGCATGTTGGAGCTTCCGCTTCTGAATCTCGATCACCCAAGTGAGTTCAATCTCCATTCTTTCATTCTTTTTGGTGATATTGCCCCTTATTGTTTTGTATGTTGGATTTTGCATTTGATTTATTATCTTTGTTGGAAAGCTTCATGATTTGCATTTAGTCATAAAGTTCTTTAGCTTTTCTGGTTTTTCTTGTATATGCTAGATTTGTTTCGATAAGTAGGATTCGAGTTATGGTTGGCAATAGCATGCCAGTGCATAGCCATTTTCTGTATGAAAGGGATGGGGAATAAATTCCCATGTGTAAACTTGTGCTGCacaaagtttttaaatttacaaGGTTTAAGCGACGAAGCCAGCTACAACCGATCCAAAATCAAGCCGACTTTTTAGTACCTACAATCAATTTAAGGCAAAAATTTGGGGAGGTATACATATACATAGATGATAAAGGCACAGTAAAGTAACTGTCTAACAAATCAATTGTAGGACTAACTACGGGATGCAACTAAGTTAGAAGCGTTTTCATTGATGTAAGTCGGATTACAGGCATGAGCTTAGGTAAATCAGTATTTGGCAAAAATATTAGATTTCCTTTTGATGATACTTCTAGATGAGGTTTTGTATTGGTTTTTAAAGGTTGCTTGTATCACTGTTCTTCCGATGGCTTCGCCTTCTGTTTGCTCTCTCTCCCACTTAAAATAAGAGAATGTTTTGGATGATGGAAGGGAAATAAAGGCAATAATCATGAACAAAACTAAAAGTTTATCTTATCAGTTTACCACTTTTGTAGACCCACTTAAATGACTTTTTCTTGCCTATTGTCGTCGGGTTATCTTATGAACCCCAGAGAAAAATTTTGTTTATCaaattaaggttttttttttaccttttcttGCATTTGGATTGTCTTTGCACTCTGTAGCTATCTTCTTTAATGGCTTGGTAAAGGGTGCTAAATGTAGAACATGACCAAATTACCAAATTCCTTTATTGAATGCCTAGTGTGTTATTGAACTTTGTCCCGAATGAATTGGTTGTTTATTCTGTTTctgtaaaatctaaaatttaatTCCTACCAGTGGCCCATGGCTTTGGACGGATCTTTTAAAATTGTCTCCTGCATCTAATTATAATTGTTCTTGGTTAAAGCTATCCCAGGTTGGACCATGGCCACTGCTATGTGTTTTATGTAATAAACAGAGTGCCTTTGCCCAGAGCCACTGTCAGTACTGGGATTGCATTTTGGTTAAATGGGGGGTATGAATACAAGCTGGTAAATGATAATCTGTCTGATCTTAAATAATCTCTATTTTATTTCAGGCTTGTCAGTAAAGGCTGCAAGTTAATTGGCTGCGGCTCAGCAGTACCCAGTCTTAAGATTTCAAATGACGATCTTGCGAAAGTAGTAGATACTAACGATGAATGGATATCTGTTCGCACTGGGATTCGTAATCGACGAGTTATTTCAGGTCAGGTCATACTTTTCTGTGCATGATAATGTCATAAATTTGGTAAACAGTTTGAGGTAGCTTAGCCTGTGTCGAGCCTCTTTTTTTAAATCGCATGCTATGAGTTTAACTTAGGAAATTCAGCTTCATAGTCTCATACTTGCGGTGCATATGCAGTGCATTACAAGCTGTTGGACCTCTCAGGTTGACGATTTGAATCTTGCCTAGGATGAGGTTCGTCAGATAGCGGCTTGTAAAACCTTCTTTCTGTCGCTATTGAACAAAATCTGTTACATATATAGTACTATGGCTTCACCATTCTATTCGGACAACTGAAACTATAAGCATATGGTGAGGTTTGACCTGATTAATGCTGGTAGTGTAAGAGCCTAAGAGGGACTTTCCTATGTTGTACTGGATATTTGAATGCTTTTACCTTTTATCTGAACACTTATTTTAGTCAAATATGTGTCTCTTTTCTCGTCCTCATTTTTAGGTCTAGTGGATATTTTATGTTACCCATTCTATATAATGACATTCTTCTTGTAAAATTACAGGCAAAGAGAGCCTGACAACGTTAGCGGTCGAGGCAGCTCATAAAGCTCTTGAGATGGCACAGGTTGATGTTGATGATGTGGACCTAATCTTGGTGTGCACATCTACGCCTGATGATATCTTTGGCTGTGCCCCTAAGGTATGTAGATCATTAGGTGGTATCTGGATTAAGTCAtcaggatttaaaaaaaaaaaaaaaaaaagggattgagCTTCACAGTGGTGTGCATTATATGATTGTTTTGCCAATATTGATTCCTATTATATTTTAATCTCCATGTTTTTAGGGGCTTATAAATCTTTAGGTGATGAACAAAATTTCATCTATCTAGGTGTGTATTTATTTGTTAtgtagaagaaaaataaaaagtaacagATCATTGCAAGTTTCATTAATTTATAAGGGGGTTCTATTTCAGACAGAAGTAGATTCTTGTATCCTTGTGGGCATCTATGTCTAAGAACTTTAGAAGAGTTCCCATTAGCACGATTCATCTTGACCGGACTGGAGTTTTGTAATAGATGTGACATgcttttttttggtttgtttagtATTTGGTCGAACTACCGCTGGCTGACTTTTAAAAACTGTAGCTTTTTAAGGTCTCTTCTTTATATTCCTAGTAGGTTATTTTATTGATTAAGTTTGTTGTGCTTGTATAGTTTTATGCTTTTTCCATGGCTTGAACTTTGACCAACTACGTGAACTGTACTGGACTATATTGATCACGATTCAGACGTGATATAGAACGAACAACTGAGTGTTACTCTATTTTGCATGTTAGAAACCCCTGTGTAGTGCAAGTGGAGCTAAATATTGATGTTGTTGAGCTTCGCATTTTAATGAATGCTCGAGCAAAAATTCAAACTCTTAGTGCTTATGTTGTTTAATTAATACAGTAAATGCTtacattttttcaatttgtattATATTGTAATTTCAGGTTCAGAAAGCACTCGGCTGCACAAGGAATCCTTTAGCGTATGATATTACAGCTGCTTGTAGTGGATTTATTTTGGGTCTAGTATCAGCGCATTGTCACATTAAGGGTAACGACTTGGTTTACTTAGCTCTAAGGATGCCCACTGTTATTTCCCATGTTTAATTGATTAAAGTATATTGTGCAAACTGCAGCTGGTGGATTTAAAAATGTTCTTGTTATTGGGGCTGATGCTCTTTCTCGGATTGTTGACTGGACCGATAGAGGAACGTGTATTCTCTTCGGGGATGCTGCTGGGGCTGTATTAATACAGGTGTGTTTACGTTGCGTAATGAATTTTTGGCATATATCTAAGCACTGGTTTTCTATATAAGGGCATTGAAGTCCCTCTCAGCTTCTAACTTTGGACTTTGCTTTATTTGGCAGTTAATTTTGTTTCCATTTTTCAGAAACTCATACCATACTATCTTAACATTGTCGTTTCCAGAATGGATCGAATAAATTATTAGCAAAGATTTCATTCCACAAATTTCATTGCACTTAGCAGAAATTTCATAATTGTGTAGGCCTGCGATGGTGAGGATGATGGTTTGCTTTCTTTTGATGTGCATAGTGATGGTGAAGGATACAGGTTTGCGTTTTCTCGATTTCTATGTTTGTTTTATGCACCTTTTCAGCAAGTACAGTATTTTTCTGATACTGACCGATCACTCTCTTTGCAGACATCTAAATGCCGccttgaaagaaaatgaaacagACGATGTGTTGGGTTCTAATGGTTCAGTCCTAGGCTTCCCTCCAAGACGAGCTTCATATTCGTGCCTTCAAATGAATGGTAAAGAGGTCTTTCGCTTTGCTGTGCGTGTTGTGCCGCAGTCAATTGAGTATTCCCTTGCAAAGGCTGGTCTCCCTGCGTCTAGCATTGATTGGTTACTGCTCCATCAGGTATGACGAATGATATATTTGGGAAAGTTTACCCCAGGTTTTACTGATTAAACGATTTCTCTGCTCTACCGTCAGTTATGGCTACCGATTATCATTTAACTACAATTTCTTTCCCACATTACTTTAATTTCAGAAAATATTTAGGCGTGGAAAATAGACATATACGGCAAGTAACTTCAGCCTAATAATTTCTTATTTCCAAAACTATACCAGCCTGTCATATATGTCCAGTGAACTAAACTGGTACACTATTGAGAAATAGTGCTTACATTTTCATCTTCTTCGTAATGGGAAGTTTGAACGAATATAGCACTTCAAGGGAGCTTCTTAATGACCTAAGGTTTTCCTTGCAAACAAGCGACGTAGTACATTTTGTTCTGATACGACAAATCAATAATGCAGGCAAACCAGAGGATCCTTGATGCGGTTTCTACTCGCATGCAAATCCCATCAGAACAGGTGATTTCAAACTTGGCAAACTATGGCAACACGAGCGCTGGTTCCATACCGTTGGCATTGGACGAAGCTGTGAGAAGCGGGAAGGTGAAACCAGGCCATACTATTGCAGCTGCCGGTTTTGGAGCAGGTCTGACTTGGGCTTCTACCATTTTCAGATGGGGTTGAAACTCGAAACCTCGCCTCCTGCCAATACAGAACAAGAACGTCGTCCTAGCCGTATGAAGCGCGGTTTTGCAATTCTTGCATCACGTTCCAAATGTGTTAGGTATTGTTGCATCAAATCTCCATCAGCGCCCcttcatttgtttttctttagtttttggCACCCTCAATAAGATTGTATTGTTTTTCGTCGGTccaataatttatttgttttctgtttcttgAGTCACAAGCCAAGGCTAAAATAACAATTCTAATGCTGCAACGAAGACAGCTACTCTATATCTCATGTTTGAATTGAGCATTTTacaaaacttttgtttttgacaaCAATATGATAGTAGCGTAATTTGAAGTTTAATCATCCAAGGGTCGGGATTTGAACTTGGCGCAGACGGCGGAGCACACTGCTCTAGTTGATTTGGCCAAATCCAAATCTACGAACATTTTTCTTAAGATtttgtttggatgaagaaatttaagattattaagAAAGTTTGAAATGacaaaattctattttttagaatttgtgaattttcttgtttggttaacttaaaaaaataatggaATTTGAATATggaatcttttatttttaaactctcacttATCGAAATTTAAAAATGACATCTATTcatatggaatttaaacttaggAATTTGAGGTCCCAAAatctgattttatttttttaaattcaaaatttatatgtttatgaattcaaataaaggaattgatgcatgtcaatttataaattctgacttttgtCAAAATTCTAAGTTTATTTCCTTCAACCAAATGTAGTGTTTTAACTTTAATCAAGTGGCACTACACTTGCATAAATAACCAAATATATGTACAACATAATCAATACTTACAATGACTTCAATGCCAAgaaaggaaataaaataaaataaagtaaaattcaAGTGGGTCACTGAGGGAAAACCCTATGTTGAACTGGAACCTTAGATTTAATCTTGTTCAAAACACCATCAATTGCAAGATCAAAAGCATCCTTCTTAGCTCTCAATCCCATTGAGCTCATATGCCTTCTATACATAACTCTTGGTATCATCTCTAACACCTTCTCCCTCATCCTCCTCACTCTAGCCCTAGGAATGCTCCTAAGCacatccaaaaccctagtttcCTTGAACACCACGTCCTCCTTCGGTATAAACACTGAGAACTCCCCATATTGATCCTCCGGCAAGTGCCACCTGTACTGCGCTTTGGCGGACGAGTCCTCAAAGAATACGGGGATGCAGCCGGCCACAATGCTATCAAATGTGGACCGCCTCGTCGGGGTGTCACCCGGAGGTTGCAGGCAGAAACTAGCCTGCAACATTGGCCTCATGAACCTAATTGGGTCATGCTCACATATCCCATGGGAGCAATCCACAATGTCACACAGCTTTGTGTACCCGGCACCTCCACTTCCAAACCTCCCCAAATTGTTGTTTGACGTCACATTATTTGCTTTGGTGTTGTTTTCGCACTCGTTCCTGATACTCCTCCTAATGTTCGGATTATTTCCGACACCGCCGCCGCCGGCGAACATCATAAGCGTGGTGCGGCGAGATCGTCTCGCCCGCTGCAACCACATCTCCAATAAGGACAAATTGGGCGGATGAAACGACGTCGGATAAGGCACAGCGTGCTCTTGCCATGGCCAGGCACGCGCCTCCACCGTCAGAGCAGTGACATTAAAAAACTGCGGCAATTCAAGCAGTGAAGTCCCCCACAGCGGCGGATCGTTCCCCAACGGTTGGGAGAAATCCATAGCGGGTCGGGCCAAAACCAAGAAATGGTCTTGACCCATGTGTCTATACCAGGAATTCGGGTCATCCCGGGTCAAAAAATCTAACAAATTGAGGCCCTGCTCGGAGCTGGAATTGTAATCGGGGCCGTAGAGATAACGGAGGGCATCGATGCCGGCGTAGTAGGGGAGGTAGACAGCGTCGGCAGATTGGGGATTTGAGGCGAGACATGGGTATTCGAGCATCCGACGGTGGAAAATAAGCTCCAGCATTAACGGGTCGGTTCGATACCAGCTGTGAGAAAGATTATGGGTTTTTTGGCCGAGGCCATTGTTGGCTAAGTAAGGGTAGAAGTCGTCGAATAGAGGGTAACCAGAGCAATCGGATAGGAGATCCAAGTTGAAGGACGGGGGGAGCCGTCGGATGTGGATCCAACGGCCGGTGCAATCGGAGTTGGATTGAGGACGGTCGAGATTGTTTCCGGGGATTTGGGCGGAGCATAGTCggacggtggtggtggtgatggagaagaagaagaggaggaaaaaggtGGAAATTAGTAAACTGGACTTGAAGGCCATTAatggggaaaaagaaagatgaaGAGGATGGAGAGAAATGGGGTTATTTATGAGGATGGATTTTGcgattagatttttttttttaagttttgaaatGGGGTTGAagttttttggtaattttttgattttttttgttttgacgCTGGTTTTATCCTTCcattagttttgtttttcgttttttgttttgtttgttaaaactactttctttttttggttggaaaatggaaatccaacaaaaaaatagaacaaattgctttttctttttctttttttaagagATGACTAATTAGTGGCAATCCATTTTTTTAAAAGCCAGAAAAATTTACAAaagtattttagttttttttttattaccatcATTCTATTCACTAACGCTATAAATTAAACACATAACGTAATGTATGGAATGCGGCCATAAGAGGAATTCCCCTACCACTAGCCATCATGTGGCAGTTAAGATCAAATTGTTTTTAACAAGAGAaaaacatgtgtggagaaagatgATGAGGTGGTTTTTATAAACTGCACTAGCTTttaaaaatgatagattcactaacactttgagttaatttatactttcattaagtataacataagattttgtagtatccactagtgtaaatattttaaattgaagatcgaattcattcattgtattcatatagggtcaaggagtgtaactataaaaaatcatcaaaatcgaagttaatatacttgttaaatcgtgatttttcgtttataaccatcgaaaagttttgccctgttacttgatctctgaatgtttgttttttgtgatttttgacttatgcgatctcaaagcatatacaaacaagtttgacagttagatcgttgaaattagtttcgtaggatgCATGTCCCATCAAAACGCTGTTTGGCAGATCGGATAAAGGATCAGATAGGACTAGTTATACGGACGCGAGTGTTTGGCGTTCACTCGTACTAAATAAGCGCCGGATTAAATTAACCGGTATGCTTATTTAGCACGGTATACGCCGGACTAATAAAACCAACCAAAAGGCCGAGATTATTAGTcggccctctctctctcgccttctctcagcccccctctctctctctctctctctctctaggcaTCGTCGTCCTCCCCCTCCCCCCGTCACCTTCTCTCACCATCGCCATCCTCTCCATCACCTTTTCTCACCAT
This window harbors:
- the LOC126583460 gene encoding probable xyloglucan galactosyltransferase GT19 codes for the protein MAFKSSLLISTFFLLFFFSITTTTVRLCSAQIPGNNLDRPQSNSDCTGRWIHIRRLPPSFNLDLLSDCSGYPLFDDFYPYLANNGLGQKTHNLSHSWYRTDPLMLELIFHRRMLEYPCLASNPQSADAVYLPYYAGIDALRYLYGPDYNSSSEQGLNLLDFLTRDDPNSWYRHMGQDHFLVLARPAMDFSQPLGNDPPLWGTSLLELPQFFNVTALTVEARAWPWQEHAVPYPTSFHPPNLSLLEMWLQRARRSRRTTLMMFAGGGGVGNNPNIRRSIRNECENNTKANNVTSNNNLGRFGSGGAGYTKLCDIVDCSHGICEHDPIRFMRPMLQASFCLQPPGDTPTRRSTFDSIVAGCIPVFFEDSSAKAQYRWHLPEDQYGEFSVFIPKEDVVFKETRVLDVLRSIPRARVRRMREKVLEMIPRVMYRRHMSSMGLRAKKDAFDLAIDGVLNKIKSKVPVQHRVFPQ
- the LOC126583463 gene encoding 3-oxoacyl-[acyl-carrier-protein] synthase III, chloroplastic-like, producing MATNASGFFTAPTVPSQRRKIQPSIRIFGSGFPSPEGISKRVFCSSTFEGAEKHVGASASESRSPKLVSKGCKLIGCGSAVPSLKISNDDLAKVVDTNDEWISVRTGIRNRRVISGKESLTTLAVEAAHKALEMAQVDVDDVDLILVCTSTPDDIFGCAPKVQKALGCTRNPLAYDITAACSGFILGLVSAHCHIKAGGFKNVLVIGADALSRIVDWTDRGTCILFGDAAGAVLIQACDGEDDGLLSFDVHSDGEGYRHLNAALKENETDDVLGSNGSVLGFPPRRASYSCLQMNGKEVFRFAVRVVPQSIEYSLAKAGLPASSIDWLLLHQANQRILDAVSTRMQIPSEQVISNLANYGNTSAGSIPLALDEAVRSGKVKPGHTIAAAGFGAGLTWASTIFRWG